The genomic region CCATAGTATCCAAATGCGGGATTTCCCAAGGCTTTTTCCCAAAAAGATTTAGCTTATATGGTAATGGTATGCCATGAACAATCATTCTACGGGCTATATAGGGAAAATCAAATTCTTTGCCATTATGTCCGCACAACAAGTGTTTGGGCTGGTTAAAATGTGAGTCCAGTAATTTTTTGAACTCTTTTAAAAGTTGGGACTCCTCTCCGTAAAACGTAGTGGTACGAAATGTCCTCATATCTCCCTTCAAATGAAAATATCCTCCGGATATACATATTATTTTTCCAAACTCGGCCCAAATGCCGGCACGGTCGTAAAATTCTTCGGCAGAAAACTCATCCTTGCGCTGGTATTGGGATTTTTGTTCCCAAAGCTCTTGTTTGGCATCATCCAATTGGTCAAAACGTTCACTTTCGGGAACAGTTTCAATATCCAAAAACAAA from Costertonia aggregata harbors:
- a CDS encoding 3'-5' exonuclease, giving the protein MLHKINLEHILFLDIETVPESERFDQLDDAKQELWEQKSQYQRKDEFSAEEFYDRAGIWAEFGKIICISGGYFHLKGDMRTFRTTTFYGEESQLLKEFKKLLDSHFNQPKHLLCGHNGKEFDFPYIARRMIVHGIPLPYKLNLFGKKPWEIPHLDTMELWKFGDYKHYTSLKLLANILGIPSPKQDIDGSMVRQVYYEDNDLDRIINYCELDVVTTAQVFLRLRNDDLLDESEIKKV